The following proteins are encoded in a genomic region of Reichenbachiella sp.:
- a CDS encoding porin family protein, producing the protein MKKIILASFLIVVSFFTYAQPKLGLMVGTGISMNRVKYVDDSFGDITKDGSAFKFKFGLEADFMVSETYAFSTGLIFAPKRAGYTIHPEGGTPYTEDYKVHYLQLPVTLKLFTSELQPDLKAFFQIGFKGEIKLFNEPFEEDYTLIDEFRFFDCSFTGGVGVEYGAGVNTIIYGGIFYDRGLVNIVKSTIATNDLTTKMDMLDLRVGLKF; encoded by the coding sequence ATGAAGAAAATAATACTAGCCTCCTTTCTTATCGTGGTTTCATTCTTTACCTATGCTCAGCCAAAATTGGGCCTTATGGTGGGAACTGGCATTTCGATGAATAGGGTAAAATATGTGGATGATTCGTTCGGAGATATTACCAAAGACGGCTCAGCCTTTAAATTCAAATTTGGTCTGGAAGCTGACTTCATGGTTTCTGAGACTTATGCTTTTAGTACCGGATTGATTTTTGCGCCTAAAAGAGCGGGCTACACGATTCATCCCGAGGGTGGGACTCCTTACACGGAAGACTACAAAGTCCACTATCTTCAATTGCCTGTTACCTTAAAGTTGTTTACCAGTGAGTTGCAACCAGATTTAAAGGCTTTCTTTCAAATTGGCTTTAAAGGTGAAATTAAGCTATTCAACGAGCCATTTGAAGAAGACTACACCCTCATTGATGAGTTTCGATTTTTCGACTGTTCTTTTACCGGAGGGGTTGGAGTTGAGTATGGAGCAGGAGTCAATACTATCATCTACGGAGGAATATTCTATGATCGAGGTTTAGTAAACATTGTGAAGTCGACCATAGCGACCAATGACCTTACTACGAAAATGGATATGCTTGACCTGAGAGTCGGTCTGAAATTTTAA
- a CDS encoding gliding motility lipoprotein GldB: MKQRTIYQLILIIFIAPLGIIGLESCESKDCDQESVYQDVAVELKVERLEDELKDLKNVEQTLAFFQANRIMTDFFLDANQYPNDTILARRLYKLLQQPSIDTLISDSKSYFSDFDTNISELTRAYQFIKNHYPTAKVPRIQTIVSGFYNDMYISDSLIVLGLDYFAGENGRYYPNDIPRYIVKRYMKESLSPILLSFVSNEFNLADQSHGTLLADMVNLGKSYYFVEQALPCKADSLIIGYSTEELHAVKTNQEIIWANIIENEMLYETSHFLKNKFIGERPNIAEISENCPGRVGAWIGWQIVRKYMDQNPKVTFTDLMAETDAHKIFQRSNYKPRNQSN; this comes from the coding sequence TTGAAGCAACGAACAATTTATCAATTAATTCTAATAATATTCATCGCCCCATTGGGAATTATAGGTCTTGAATCCTGCGAGAGTAAAGATTGCGACCAAGAAAGCGTCTATCAGGATGTCGCTGTAGAGCTGAAGGTAGAAAGACTGGAGGATGAGTTGAAGGATTTAAAAAATGTTGAGCAAACACTGGCATTCTTTCAGGCAAACAGAATAATGACTGATTTCTTTTTAGATGCTAACCAATATCCCAATGACACCATCCTCGCCAGAAGACTTTACAAACTACTTCAGCAACCTTCAATCGATACGCTAATATCAGATTCGAAATCTTACTTTTCAGATTTTGACACCAACATTTCTGAACTTACCAGAGCTTATCAGTTTATTAAAAATCACTACCCAACGGCTAAAGTGCCGAGGATTCAAACCATAGTTTCTGGGTTTTACAATGACATGTATATCTCTGATTCTCTCATCGTTTTGGGGCTCGATTATTTCGCTGGTGAAAATGGCAGGTATTATCCTAATGACATTCCTAGATATATCGTAAAAAGATACATGAAGGAAAGCTTGTCTCCGATACTCTTAAGCTTTGTATCTAATGAATTTAATCTGGCAGATCAGTCTCACGGCACACTCTTAGCAGACATGGTAAACTTAGGCAAGTCCTATTATTTCGTAGAGCAAGCCTTGCCATGCAAGGCAGATTCATTGATCATTGGTTATTCCACCGAAGAATTACACGCAGTTAAAACCAATCAGGAGATCATCTGGGCCAATATCATTGAAAATGAAATGCTCTACGAAACCAGTCACTTTTTGAAAAATAAATTCATAGGTGAGCGACCCAATATCGCAGAAATCAGTGAAAACTGTCCTGGACGAGTGGGTGCCTGGATCGGCTGGCAAATTGTAAGAAAATACATGGATCAAAATCCTAAAGTGACATTCACTGACTTGATGGCAGAAACAGATGCGCATAAAATATTTCAACGATCCAACTACAAACCAAGGAATCAGTCTAACTAA
- a CDS encoding HU family DNA-binding protein has product MTKADVINEIAEKTGIDRLDVQASVEAFFSVVKNSMADGENIYVRGFGSFINKKRAKKIARNISKNTAIIIDEHYIPSFKPSKVFVEKIKSSKKIG; this is encoded by the coding sequence GTGACAAAGGCAGATGTGATCAACGAGATAGCAGAAAAGACAGGAATTGACCGATTGGACGTTCAGGCATCAGTGGAAGCTTTTTTTTCTGTAGTAAAAAATTCAATGGCGGACGGTGAGAATATTTACGTTCGTGGATTTGGAAGCTTCATCAATAAAAAACGTGCAAAAAAAATAGCTCGAAACATCTCTAAGAATACTGCCATCATCATAGATGAGCACTATATCCCTAGCTTTAAACCTTCTAAGGTTTTTGTTGAGAAGATAAAAAGCAGCAAAAAAATAGGTTAA
- a CDS encoding tetratricopeptide repeat protein codes for MAQQDWHSLYNQSIDDYNNYNLTAAKTNCLQALDLLTQAESADHPNVASILRQLALICYDEGTFEEGLKYAQQEKELLIKLQKAGDNNYAITLYNIGLLHSANGDFELAQESLKEAKVMLLQFHTKDDLEIAEVDGNLAITNYYLMEWEACDPLFKSALAIMERAEEQSPEYANILYTYGDYCLMSGQPQEAIKALLPLDEAYKEQGSSEQLASIEVKIATAYEENNEVSQAVSFYESAINIFENLSATDHDDYLIALNNLSLLFQRAGQLEQAEKLMSEVVSRNSDMQDPAYLIAMANLGNIYYMNERFDQAQATYDKIIETTNLSSPNAMKPYLLAMSGTALIQIDKGLYTEAFETSEKAIAQAGSNTSQKISLLKSKASAQIALGKYEDAEITLKQILPLTIHHRNESNDVRSRLASLYTQMNQLSKAEALYIEIKPYYEAQAQTAEMAYVNFLGNYAAFLQANSNFALAEQKLIEAIDTKKRLFGDQNPSYLSSLENLGVLYLTLGKYSKSKEILESVNTTKSGSGEIDDVSKAYTLNNLGVINRAMGDFGVAEESFLKSLALYENSLGKNHIYYANTSNELGLLYMKMGNTKAARVSLQTALSTFEKAYGKNHIDYVSALENLASLNYMEGEIEASRQQLEEALAIDKLILGIEHPLYSKTLHNLASILEELGEYERASELYKESLDIAEKNFGKEHPSYANTLYNLAVLKQEQENLEEAKRLFQEVVDLRSVLLNADHPDIAYSYYGLASIKQKTEDYDGAQGDYRIAIQSYLESINNYFPSLSEEEKSAFYAKIKPVFEAYQDFAVEFVFHQRGDQAVMDQMLADLYDLQLQTKALLLNASNKIRNTIMNSGDATLIAKFNEWQAAKEELVKSLSLSKDELEKNNIDIGTLQANSNTLEKEISKMSTAFAGAYDQQKIQWTDVQAHVGEKEKAIEILRIKKNTKNDSIYYAALILSGVSGTYPQLVVVEDGVNMEGKYFKQYKNMIVYKLENPRSYGQFWQAIDDQLSDTKRIYLSSDGVYNKININTLYDTKKKEYVFDKYAIDLLSNTKELTEGSTSNQTPQASRASIFGFPDYELGGGEAVASTASTERGFESGISALPGTLEEINNIVKTLDQNFWKYEKFEAAEANEVNVKQVDNPKLLHIATHGFFMSDMTIKADANEGIQTQEARYNPLLRSGLLLAGASKTFQGQPLPYNEDGILTAYEAMNLNLDETELVVMSACETGLGEVKNGEGVYGLQRAFIVAGADNLIMSLWKVNDETTQKLMSRFYSNWLGGETKKDAFRQAIKSLKKEYKQPYYWGAFVILGN; via the coding sequence ATGGCTCAGCAGGACTGGCACAGTCTCTACAATCAAAGTATTGACGACTACAACAATTACAATCTAACAGCAGCCAAAACTAATTGCCTGCAAGCGCTGGACTTGCTGACCCAAGCAGAATCTGCTGATCATCCGAACGTTGCCTCGATTCTTAGACAACTGGCTCTCATTTGCTATGATGAAGGCACTTTCGAAGAAGGCTTGAAGTATGCACAGCAGGAAAAAGAGCTCTTGATCAAATTGCAAAAAGCTGGCGACAACAATTATGCGATCACCCTATACAACATCGGACTGCTTCATTCGGCCAATGGAGATTTTGAATTAGCACAAGAGTCTTTAAAAGAGGCCAAGGTTATGTTGCTGCAATTTCATACCAAAGACGATTTAGAAATTGCTGAAGTTGATGGAAATCTAGCCATTACCAATTATTATCTCATGGAGTGGGAGGCCTGTGATCCATTGTTCAAATCGGCATTGGCTATCATGGAGCGTGCCGAGGAGCAATCTCCCGAATATGCTAATATCCTTTATACTTATGGTGATTATTGCTTGATGAGTGGACAACCTCAGGAAGCGATAAAAGCTCTCCTTCCACTAGATGAGGCCTACAAAGAACAAGGCTCTTCAGAACAATTGGCTAGTATAGAAGTAAAAATTGCCACCGCCTATGAAGAAAACAACGAAGTATCTCAGGCGGTAAGTTTCTATGAATCGGCCATTAACATATTTGAAAATTTAAGCGCCACAGACCATGACGATTATTTGATCGCACTCAATAATCTCTCCTTGCTTTTCCAGCGAGCAGGGCAACTAGAACAAGCAGAAAAACTCATGTCGGAAGTAGTCTCCAGAAATTCTGATATGCAGGACCCGGCTTACCTTATCGCGATGGCCAATTTGGGAAACATTTACTACATGAACGAGCGTTTTGACCAAGCGCAAGCTACTTATGATAAAATCATTGAGACGACCAATCTCTCCTCTCCCAATGCCATGAAACCCTATCTGCTGGCCATGTCTGGTACAGCGTTGATCCAAATCGACAAAGGATTATATACCGAAGCATTTGAAACAAGTGAAAAGGCTATTGCTCAAGCAGGAAGCAACACATCTCAAAAGATATCCCTGCTCAAATCAAAGGCATCAGCACAAATCGCGCTGGGCAAATACGAAGATGCAGAAATTACTTTGAAACAGATCTTACCATTGACGATACATCATCGCAACGAATCTAATGATGTAAGATCTCGATTGGCCTCTCTTTACACCCAGATGAATCAATTGTCAAAGGCAGAAGCGCTTTATATAGAAATCAAGCCCTATTATGAGGCACAAGCTCAAACTGCTGAAATGGCCTATGTCAACTTCCTCGGTAATTACGCTGCTTTTCTACAAGCCAACAGCAATTTTGCTTTAGCAGAACAGAAGCTGATTGAAGCTATAGACACGAAGAAAAGACTTTTTGGTGACCAAAATCCTTCTTACCTGTCTTCTTTAGAAAACCTGGGTGTGCTTTATCTCACTTTAGGAAAATATTCTAAGTCAAAAGAAATTTTAGAAAGCGTCAACACGACTAAATCTGGGTCTGGAGAAATAGATGATGTCTCGAAAGCATATACCCTAAACAATTTAGGAGTGATTAACAGAGCCATGGGAGATTTTGGAGTAGCCGAAGAGTCCTTTTTAAAATCATTAGCGCTCTATGAAAATAGTTTGGGAAAAAACCACATCTATTACGCCAACACTTCCAATGAGCTGGGTCTTTTGTATATGAAAATGGGGAATACTAAGGCAGCCAGAGTTTCCCTTCAAACCGCATTGTCCACCTTTGAAAAAGCTTACGGCAAAAATCATATCGATTATGTATCCGCGCTAGAGAATCTCGCATCACTGAATTACATGGAAGGAGAGATAGAAGCTAGTCGGCAGCAGCTAGAAGAAGCACTCGCCATAGACAAGCTAATTTTAGGAATTGAACATCCATTGTACTCTAAAACACTTCACAATTTAGCTTCAATTCTAGAAGAACTAGGAGAGTATGAAAGGGCGTCAGAACTATATAAAGAGTCGTTAGACATTGCAGAAAAAAACTTTGGGAAAGAACACCCTTCTTATGCCAATACGCTCTACAACCTAGCCGTACTAAAACAAGAACAAGAAAATCTTGAAGAGGCAAAGAGACTGTTCCAAGAAGTAGTGGATCTACGTTCGGTACTTCTCAATGCTGACCACCCAGATATTGCTTACTCCTATTATGGACTAGCCTCTATCAAACAAAAAACCGAAGATTATGATGGCGCTCAAGGCGATTACAGAATTGCTATTCAATCATATTTAGAGAGTATTAACAATTATTTTCCTTCATTGAGTGAAGAGGAAAAAAGTGCCTTTTATGCCAAAATAAAACCTGTTTTCGAAGCCTATCAGGATTTTGCTGTCGAATTTGTTTTTCATCAAAGAGGTGATCAGGCAGTAATGGATCAAATGTTGGCTGACTTATATGACCTTCAGCTCCAAACTAAAGCTTTGCTTTTAAATGCCAGCAATAAAATAAGAAACACCATTATGAATAGTGGTGATGCTACATTGATTGCCAAGTTTAATGAATGGCAAGCTGCTAAGGAGGAGCTTGTGAAAAGTTTGAGCCTATCGAAAGACGAACTTGAAAAAAACAATATCGACATCGGCACTCTTCAGGCCAATTCCAATACGCTTGAAAAAGAAATTTCTAAAATGTCGACCGCTTTTGCTGGAGCGTATGATCAACAAAAGATTCAATGGACCGATGTTCAAGCTCATGTTGGAGAAAAAGAAAAAGCCATTGAAATACTGCGAATCAAGAAAAACACCAAAAACGACTCTATCTATTACGCTGCTCTAATTCTCTCAGGAGTATCAGGCACTTATCCTCAATTGGTGGTAGTCGAAGATGGTGTAAATATGGAAGGCAAGTATTTCAAACAGTACAAAAACATGATTGTGTACAAGCTGGAAAATCCTAGATCCTATGGCCAATTCTGGCAAGCCATAGATGACCAATTGTCTGACACCAAAAGGATCTATCTCTCCTCTGATGGCGTGTATAACAAAATCAACATCAACACGCTGTATGATACTAAAAAGAAGGAATACGTCTTTGACAAATACGCCATCGACTTATTAAGTAATACCAAAGAATTAACTGAAGGCAGTACTTCCAATCAAACACCGCAAGCCAGCAGGGCTTCGATATTCGGGTTCCCTGACTATGAACTTGGTGGAGGAGAAGCGGTGGCCAGTACTGCATCCACTGAAAGAGGGTTTGAGTCCGGAATTTCAGCATTACCTGGGACACTTGAAGAAATCAACAACATTGTAAAAACACTTGACCAAAATTTTTGGAAGTATGAAAAATTTGAGGCCGCCGAAGCCAATGAAGTGAACGTAAAACAAGTCGACAATCCTAAACTTTTGCATATCGCTACGCATGGTTTTTTTATGTCAGACATGACGATCAAAGCGGATGCAAACGAAGGCATTCAAACACAAGAGGCCAGATATAATCCACTGCTTCGGTCTGGTTTGTTGCTTGCCGGTGCATCTAAGACTTTTCAGGGGCAACCGTTGCCCTATAATGAAGACGGGATTCTAACAGCATACGAAGCTATGAACCTTAATCTGGATGAGACAGAACTCGTTGTCATGTCTGCTTGCGAAACAGGTCTTGGCGAAGTGAAAAATGGAGAAGGTGTATATGGTTTGCAGCGAGCTTTTATTGTGGCAGGTGCAGACAATTTGATCATGAGTCTCTGGAAAGTAAACGACGAAACAACTCAAAAATTAATGTCAAGATTTTATAGTAACTGGCTCGGAGGAGAAACAAAAAAAGATGCCTTCCGACAGGCTATTAAATCACTAAAGAAAGAATACAAACAGCCCTACTATTGGGGCGCATTTGTCATACTAGGGAACTAA
- the mutY gene encoding A/G-specific adenine glycosylase: MRNINKPLKGEQLHSKEDWFSTQLLEWYDINKRELPWRETKDPFKVWLSEIILQQTRVSQGLPYYQKFTNSFQTVEEFAKADLDEILKLWQGLGYYSRARNMHECATVVSTKYSGHFPDNYVELQKLKGIGKYTAAAIASICFNDPVPSVDGNVFRVLSRLFGITDDIAKAISFKVYFEKAKQLMPENQPGNFNQAMMEFGATVCVPKSPNCDECMFASHCFASQHNMIDKLPVKSKTVKVKHRYLNYRVFTFDNHVLLRQRKSGDIWTGLFEFDLLETEKSLKSSNFVEAKLQYNSKEIIHQLTHQKLHMQFQVFEMESKKAWQQLKEEKQMKEVSIANLGEFAVPKPIELFLNNEFCQ, encoded by the coding sequence TTGAGAAATATTAATAAGCCTTTAAAGGGAGAGCAGTTACATTCAAAAGAAGATTGGTTTTCCACACAACTATTAGAATGGTATGATATCAATAAGCGTGAGTTGCCTTGGAGGGAGACAAAGGATCCTTTTAAAGTATGGTTGTCTGAGATCATTTTGCAGCAAACGCGGGTAAGTCAAGGGTTGCCCTACTATCAGAAATTCACCAATTCATTTCAAACAGTTGAAGAGTTTGCAAAAGCAGATTTGGATGAAATCCTGAAATTATGGCAAGGATTGGGCTATTATTCGAGAGCACGAAATATGCATGAATGTGCGACGGTAGTCTCAACAAAATATTCTGGGCACTTTCCTGACAATTACGTTGAACTGCAAAAGTTAAAGGGTATAGGGAAATATACTGCTGCAGCCATAGCATCTATTTGTTTTAATGATCCGGTTCCTTCTGTGGATGGCAATGTGTTTAGGGTGCTGTCCAGATTGTTTGGAATTACAGATGATATAGCTAAAGCCATCAGTTTCAAAGTTTATTTTGAGAAGGCAAAACAGTTAATGCCTGAAAACCAGCCTGGTAATTTTAATCAGGCTATGATGGAGTTTGGGGCTACTGTGTGTGTACCTAAATCTCCTAATTGTGACGAATGCATGTTTGCCTCTCATTGTTTTGCTAGTCAGCATAATATGATTGATAAGCTGCCTGTCAAATCGAAGACTGTAAAAGTCAAACACCGATATTTGAATTATCGGGTATTTACTTTTGATAATCATGTGTTGTTGCGACAGCGTAAGTCTGGTGATATATGGACTGGACTTTTCGAATTCGATTTATTAGAAACTGAAAAGAGTCTAAAAAGCAGTAACTTTGTTGAAGCAAAACTGCAGTACAATTCAAAGGAGATTATTCATCAATTGACACATCAGAAGTTGCACATGCAATTTCAGGTGTTTGAAATGGAATCTAAGAAAGCTTGGCAACAGTTAAAAGAGGAAAAACAGATGAAGGAAGTTTCGATTGCCAATTTAGGCGAATTCGCAGTTCCAAAACCAATTGAATTGTTTTTGAATAATGAGTTTTGTCAGTAA
- a CDS encoding Rne/Rng family ribonuclease: protein MSNELIINSTQNGCRIALLKDKKLAEFHQDNDGHQFNVGDIYLGSVKKVVPGLNAAFVDIGYEKDAFLHYLDLGPQLQSLMKCTKQVTSGKITGKNLNGFKRLPDINKLGKMNQVLTKNQRVLVQVVKEPISTKGPRLSSELSIAGRYLVLVPFSDAVSVSKKIGDSNERKRLLRLITSIKPENFGVIIRTVAAGKDVAELDRDLSGLVEKWSSGMQKLKKVKPNEKVIGEMNRANSILRDVLNETFDSIVVDDKALYKDVKSFIHDIAPDKEKIVKLYTGRVKMFESYGIEKQLKGLFGQSVSIDGGGYLIIEHTEALHVIDVNSGNKSNAEDNQENTALKVNLDAAKEIARQLRLRDMGGIIVVDFIDMRKAENKKLLFQKMKDEMKTDRSKFTVLPLSKFGLMQITRQRVRPEVDIKTREVCPTCDGTGKITASILVTDQVEKDLEHLLMKQNEKKLTISLHPYLFAFFTKGFISRQWKWFFKYKRWITLVEDSSVPITQYNFLNGLGEEIEL, encoded by the coding sequence TTGAGTAACGAATTAATAATCAATTCAACTCAGAACGGATGTCGAATAGCCCTATTAAAAGATAAAAAATTAGCCGAGTTCCATCAGGACAATGATGGGCATCAATTCAATGTAGGCGACATATACCTGGGATCTGTTAAAAAAGTGGTTCCCGGGCTTAATGCCGCATTTGTAGACATTGGATATGAAAAAGATGCCTTCCTACACTATTTAGATCTCGGCCCCCAATTGCAATCATTAATGAAATGCACCAAACAGGTGACTTCTGGTAAGATAACCGGAAAGAATCTGAATGGTTTCAAAAGATTGCCCGATATCAATAAGTTGGGGAAAATGAACCAGGTTTTAACAAAAAACCAACGTGTTCTCGTACAGGTTGTAAAAGAACCTATATCAACAAAAGGGCCTAGACTATCCAGTGAGTTATCGATAGCAGGAAGATATTTGGTACTTGTACCATTTTCTGATGCTGTGAGTGTTTCCAAGAAAATTGGAGACAGTAATGAAAGGAAGCGTTTGCTTCGACTAATCACCTCTATTAAACCGGAGAATTTCGGTGTCATCATTAGAACAGTTGCTGCTGGAAAAGATGTAGCTGAACTAGACAGAGACCTAAGCGGATTGGTTGAGAAATGGTCTTCAGGAATGCAAAAACTGAAGAAAGTCAAACCAAACGAAAAAGTCATTGGCGAAATGAATCGCGCCAATTCTATTCTGAGAGACGTATTAAATGAAACTTTCGACAGCATAGTTGTCGATGACAAAGCACTTTACAAAGACGTAAAGAGTTTTATTCATGATATAGCTCCTGATAAAGAAAAGATTGTCAAACTGTATACTGGCAGAGTCAAGATGTTTGAGTCTTACGGTATCGAAAAACAGCTTAAAGGATTGTTTGGTCAGTCCGTAAGTATAGACGGCGGTGGCTATTTGATCATTGAGCACACAGAGGCATTGCATGTCATCGATGTAAACAGTGGCAACAAATCTAACGCTGAAGACAATCAAGAAAATACTGCATTAAAGGTGAATCTTGATGCAGCCAAGGAAATTGCTCGTCAGTTACGCTTGCGTGACATGGGAGGTATTATCGTAGTCGACTTCATAGATATGAGAAAAGCAGAAAATAAGAAGCTGCTATTCCAAAAAATGAAGGACGAGATGAAAACAGACCGTTCAAAATTTACGGTACTTCCATTATCCAAATTTGGTTTGATGCAAATCACTCGCCAGCGAGTGAGACCTGAAGTTGATATCAAAACACGTGAAGTCTGTCCTACATGTGATGGTACTGGTAAAATTACCGCGTCCATCTTAGTGACGGATCAGGTAGAAAAAGACCTGGAGCACCTTTTGATGAAACAAAATGAGAAGAAGCTAACCATTTCTTTACATCCTTATTTGTTTGCCTTTTTTACCAAAGGCTTCATTTCAAGACAATGGAAATGGTTCTTTAAATATAAAAGATGGATTACCCTGGTAGAAGATTCGTCTGTGCCAATTACACAGTATAATTTTCTAAACGGGTTAGGAGAAGAGATCGAACTTTAA
- a CDS encoding single-stranded DNA-binding protein — translation MAGVNKVILLGNLGKDPEVRHLENGRAVANFSIATSETYKNKQGEKVTNTEWHNVVLWTPLAEIAEKYLNKGNQVYIEGKLTSRSYEDKEGVTKYITEVVGREMTLLGGPSRPEGGAPAQSASAETSTASNAPAPVEESNEIDDLPF, via the coding sequence ATGGCAGGAGTAAATAAAGTAATCCTTTTAGGAAATTTGGGTAAAGACCCAGAAGTAAGACATTTGGAAAATGGTCGCGCTGTGGCAAATTTTTCGATCGCCACGAGCGAAACGTATAAAAATAAGCAGGGTGAAAAAGTAACCAATACTGAGTGGCACAATGTGGTGCTATGGACCCCCTTAGCGGAAATTGCGGAAAAGTATCTAAATAAGGGCAATCAAGTGTATATAGAAGGCAAACTGACTTCACGTTCTTATGAAGACAAAGAGGGAGTTACAAAATATATTACCGAAGTGGTAGGTCGTGAAATGACGTTGCTGGGCGGGCCATCTCGACCTGAAGGTGGAGCTCCTGCACAAAGTGCATCTGCAGAAACAAGTACTGCCTCGAATGCCCCAGCGCCGGTTGAAGAATCAAACGAAATCGACGATCTACCGTTCTAA
- a CDS encoding glycosyltransferase family 4 protein has product MKVLYIHQYFKRPEEGGSLRSYYLAKELVNNGFSVTMITAHSQTQRVRKVVDGIEVIYLPVPYRNEMNFQKRGRAFIKFMLLAIKESVQQRSVDFCYVMTTPLSTGVVALFNKFMLGRAYIFEVGDLWPKVPIEMGLLKARWKQKVLTWLESVFYKNAKGLIGLSEPIKEHLQLVAPKIPTQTVFNISDCQAFVPAPKKASWVAQYEVKDQFVISYTGTFGLANNLSQLVDFAKEVQHLPIKFILVGDGAEKVLVHKRVVKSGLRNIQILDAMNKDQVVEVINVSDALAVSFVPYESLHTGSPNKFFDALAAGKLVITNFGGWIGELIEKRQCGFSANSPQDFAQKIQPFLEPPELLQKFQSNARRLAEEKFELKIQAKNQQDFILRLFS; this is encoded by the coding sequence TTGAAGGTATTATATATTCATCAGTACTTTAAAAGGCCTGAAGAGGGAGGAAGTCTGCGATCCTATTATCTAGCAAAAGAATTGGTGAATAACGGTTTTTCTGTAACGATGATAACTGCGCATAGCCAGACTCAGCGAGTTCGAAAAGTCGTAGATGGTATTGAAGTGATTTATTTACCAGTACCATACAGGAATGAAATGAATTTTCAAAAGCGCGGCAGGGCGTTTATTAAGTTTATGTTGTTGGCGATCAAAGAATCAGTCCAACAGCGCAGCGTCGATTTTTGCTATGTCATGACGACACCGTTGTCGACTGGAGTAGTGGCTCTGTTTAATAAGTTCATGTTAGGACGAGCCTATATATTTGAAGTGGGTGACCTCTGGCCCAAAGTGCCGATCGAAATGGGACTTTTGAAAGCCAGATGGAAACAAAAGGTGCTTACTTGGCTTGAAAGCGTATTTTATAAAAACGCCAAAGGGTTGATTGGTTTGTCAGAGCCTATAAAGGAGCATTTACAATTGGTTGCTCCAAAAATCCCTACTCAAACGGTATTTAACATTTCGGATTGTCAGGCTTTCGTGCCAGCACCAAAAAAGGCCAGTTGGGTTGCTCAATATGAAGTAAAAGATCAATTTGTAATTAGCTATACTGGCACTTTTGGGCTAGCCAATAATTTGAGCCAGCTAGTTGATTTTGCCAAAGAAGTACAGCATTTGCCTATCAAGTTTATCCTGGTGGGTGATGGTGCAGAAAAGGTATTGGTCCACAAAAGAGTAGTTAAAAGTGGGTTAAGGAATATTCAAATACTTGATGCGATGAATAAGGATCAGGTAGTTGAAGTGATCAATGTATCTGATGCATTGGCGGTTTCTTTTGTACCCTATGAGTCTTTGCATACAGGGAGCCCAAATAAGTTTTTCGATGCGCTGGCTGCTGGTAAGTTAGTGATTACGAACTTTGGTGGTTGGATTGGTGAGTTAATCGAAAAAAGGCAGTGTGGGTTTTCAGCAAATTCACCTCAGGATTTTGCACAAAAAATTCAGCCATTTTTGGAACCTCCCGAACTACTTCAAAAATTTCAATCCAATGCCAGACGTCTGGCGGAGGAAAAGTTTGAGCTAAAAATTCAAGCCAAAAATCAGCAGGATTTTATACTGCGACTATTTAGTTAG